The Lysobacter capsici genome has a segment encoding these proteins:
- a CDS encoding PTS sugar transporter subunit IIA, translating to MSVGVLLITHSGIGSALLSVAQRLLNPLPLRTEALEVPFDADLDSLLPAASAALRRVDDGDGVLVLTDLYGASPNNLAARVARLGTPVRRVSALNLPMLLRVMNYAELELDQLPAVAAAGARNGVILDDA from the coding sequence ATGTCCGTCGGCGTCCTGCTCATCACTCATTCCGGAATCGGCAGCGCACTGCTGTCGGTGGCCCAACGTCTGTTGAATCCGCTGCCGCTGCGCACCGAAGCGCTGGAGGTGCCGTTCGATGCCGATCTGGACAGCCTGCTGCCGGCGGCGAGCGCGGCCCTGCGCCGGGTCGACGACGGCGACGGCGTGCTGGTGCTCACCGATCTGTACGGCGCCTCGCCGAACAACCTGGCCGCGCGGGTCGCGCGCCTGGGCACGCCGGTACGCCGCGTGTCGGCCTTGAATCTGCCGATGCTGCTGCGGGTGATGAACTACGCCGAGCTCGAACTGGACCAATTGCCCGCGGTCGCCGCGGCCGGCGCCCGCAACGGTGTGATACTCGACGATGCCTGA
- the rapZ gene encoding RNase adapter RapZ, whose protein sequence is MFTLVIVSGMSGSGKSVALNTFEDLGFYCVDNLPAELLPQFVQNVIKAEDGMPTKLAVGIDVRNRHSDLANIPEWLSAVGALGADPKLVYFESSDAVLLKRYADTRRRHPLSQFGLALADAISLERQVLKPLRQIADAIVDTSELNIHQLRRHVITEFGLGGEAGMSLLFESFAYRRGVPADADFVFDARALPNPHWNPALRPLSGRDGGVRDYMEAQADVNLYVEQISQFLDTWLPRLQADSTRSYATIAFGCTGGRHRSVYLAERLAEHARTRGWNEVAVHHRELD, encoded by the coding sequence ATGTTCACCCTGGTGATCGTCAGCGGCATGTCCGGCTCGGGCAAGTCGGTGGCGCTCAACACCTTCGAAGACCTGGGCTTCTACTGCGTCGACAATCTGCCGGCCGAGTTGCTGCCGCAGTTCGTGCAGAACGTGATCAAGGCCGAGGACGGCATGCCGACCAAGCTCGCGGTCGGCATCGACGTGCGCAATCGCCATAGCGATCTGGCCAACATCCCGGAGTGGTTGTCGGCAGTCGGCGCGCTCGGTGCCGACCCGAAGCTGGTGTATTTCGAATCCAGCGACGCGGTGCTGCTCAAGCGCTACGCAGACACCCGCCGACGCCATCCGTTGAGCCAGTTCGGACTGGCCCTGGCCGATGCGATTTCGCTCGAACGCCAGGTGCTCAAGCCGCTGCGCCAGATCGCCGATGCGATCGTCGACACCAGCGAGCTCAACATCCACCAGCTGCGCCGCCACGTCATCACCGAATTCGGCCTGGGCGGCGAAGCGGGCATGTCGCTGTTGTTCGAATCCTTCGCCTATCGCCGCGGCGTGCCGGCCGACGCGGACTTCGTGTTCGACGCGCGCGCATTGCCCAACCCGCACTGGAACCCGGCGCTGCGCCCGCTGTCGGGCCGCGACGGCGGCGTGCGCGACTACATGGAAGCGCAGGCCGACGTGAATCTGTACGTCGAGCAGATCAGCCAGTTCCTCGACACCTGGCTGCCGCGCTTGCAGGCCGACAGCACCCGCAGCTACGCGACCATCGCCTTCGGCTGCACCGGCGGCCGCCATCGTTCGGTGTATCTGGCCGAACGCCTGGCCGAGCACGCGCGCACGCGCGGCTGGAACGAAGTCGCGGTGCATCATCGCGAATTGGATTAA
- a CDS encoding HPr family phosphocarrier protein, producing the protein MIERELTVSNRLGLHARATAKLVQVLSGFRSNATLTAKGREVNAKSIMGVMLLAAGQGTHVKLRVEGEDEANAAEAVTALFDRRFDEDS; encoded by the coding sequence ATGATCGAACGCGAACTCACCGTTTCCAACCGACTGGGCCTGCACGCCCGCGCCACCGCCAAGCTGGTGCAGGTGCTGTCGGGTTTCCGCAGCAACGCCACGCTCACCGCCAAGGGCCGCGAGGTCAACGCCAAGAGCATCATGGGCGTGATGCTGCTCGCCGCCGGCCAGGGCACCCACGTCAAGCTGCGGGTCGAGGGCGAGGACGAAGCCAACGCCGCCGAGGCGGTCACGGCGCTGTTCGATCGTCGCTTCGACGAAGACAGCTGA
- the hprK gene encoding HPr(Ser) kinase/phosphatase produces MSKSIRAGELFEQQRDRLALRWLAGQRGDGRLVEAVNTVARRPSLAGYLNAIYPNKVQILGTEELTWLDGLDSRLRWETIEKIIQFRPLALVISKDQPCPEDLRIAAEETDTPLWVSPRRGHELLNHLQYHLARALAPQITLHGVFMEIYSIGVLITGESGSGKSELALELVTRGHRLVADDAPEFTQIAPDVLDGTCPDMLQDLLEVRGLGVLNIRQMFGDTAVKNNKYLRLIVHLTKPMSEPKPAGMERLTGDSGLRRVLDLDVPMITLPVMPGRNLAVLTEAATRLHSLRMKGLDPAAAFIARHSNFLERGES; encoded by the coding sequence ATGAGCAAAAGCATCCGTGCAGGCGAACTGTTCGAACAGCAGCGCGACCGCCTGGCGCTGCGCTGGCTGGCCGGTCAACGCGGCGACGGGCGGCTGGTCGAGGCGGTCAATACGGTCGCGCGACGGCCGTCGCTGGCCGGGTATCTCAATGCGATCTACCCGAACAAGGTCCAGATCCTCGGCACCGAGGAACTGACCTGGCTCGACGGCCTGGATTCGCGGCTGCGCTGGGAAACGATCGAGAAGATCATCCAGTTCCGGCCGCTGGCGCTGGTCATCAGCAAGGACCAACCCTGCCCCGAGGATCTGCGCATCGCCGCGGAGGAAACCGACACGCCGCTGTGGGTGTCGCCGCGGCGCGGGCACGAGCTGCTCAATCACCTGCAATACCACCTGGCGCGCGCGCTGGCGCCGCAGATCACCCTGCACGGGGTGTTCATGGAGATCTATTCGATCGGGGTGTTGATCACCGGCGAATCGGGATCAGGCAAGAGCGAACTGGCGCTCGAATTGGTGACGCGCGGGCATCGGTTGGTCGCCGACGACGCGCCCGAATTCACCCAGATCGCCCCCGACGTGCTCGACGGCACCTGCCCGGACATGCTGCAGGACCTGCTGGAAGTGCGCGGCCTGGGCGTGCTCAATATCCGCCAGATGTTCGGCGACACCGCGGTGAAGAACAACAAGTACCTGCGCCTGATCGTGCATCTGACCAAGCCGATGAGCGAACCCAAGCCGGCCGGCATGGAACGCCTCACCGGCGACAGCGGCCTGCGCCGGGTGCTCGATCTCGACGTGCCGATGATCACCCTGCCGGTCATGCCCGGCCGCAATCTCGCGGTGCTGACCGAAGCGGCCACGCGCCTGCACAGCCTGCGCATGAAAGGGCTCGACCCGGCCGCGGCCTTCATCGCCCGGCACAGCAATTTCCTGGAGCGCGGCGAATCGTGA